The nucleotide sequence GCAGCGGATGCTTGGCAAAACTATTGCTCTTCGTTGAGAGGTTATCTAGCACCGCTAGGTTCAAGGCCGTTCAGAAATAGAATGAAGGTCGTCATCATCGTCATAATTACAGCCATTTCAAGCTGCTGGATAACTGGAACGATAAAAGATGTCGAAAAGGTTTCAATGGAATCAATGTATTATAGCGACGTCACACATCGCCTGAAGCAGGCCGTTGGAGAAATTCACGCTGACATGAATTCTGGAGACCTAGAACGGATGAAAAAGAAAATTGAATTGCTGAATACGGTGGTTGGAGACATAGGGATGAGTCAGGATAAAGTCAGCCTTCATGAGATATTAGAAGAATTCTACTCATTGAACTCTTCCGATAGATTCGATTCTGAACCAGTCGACGCAGACAACCAGATAACCCGCCCGTAAAACTCTAAAAATCAACAGGACGATTGACCTCGTAGGCTGGTCGTCTGGTCTCTACGTTCGAAGAAATAAAATGAGCGACAGAATTTTAATCATTGGATCGGGGAACCCGACAGCAAAACATCTTATTGACTTTCTACTTGTGTGTGGAACTAGAATAACTGCCGTATACCGCAAAACTCCTCCCTCTACCGAGTCCATACTCGTGACAAAAGTAAAAGGAGACGTTACGAAAGATAATCCCGATGACTGGACGAATGGTTGTGACGTTGTCATCTATCTTGCTGGAGGGGATTCGTCCCATGAAGATGCGGTAGATAATGTTGGTGCCTCTAAGGCTGCGCGAGCAGCAGAGAATTGCGGTGTCAGGAAATTTATCTATGTTAGTGCCCTTGGGGCTCACGATCCGAATTCATGGGGAGATGAGTTTCGTGAATACCTACTGGCACGATCAAACGGCGAGGAAGCTATTAAGAAGCGGGATTTGAACTGGACGATTTTACGCCCAGGTATCCTTAATAATCATCCAGGAGTTGGATCTATTGCGACTTCGATGAATGAAGATGGAGATCCCAATGTTTCTCGCGAAGATGTCGCACAGACGATAGCGTGCGCTATCATCGACAGCTCATCAGATCTTTCGACATTTGATGTCGTTGCCGGAAATACTCCTATTCCTTTGGCTGTCCGCAACCTCTCAAAAAATTTCGAACAAGGCAGTGGTGGCAACGGCTAACGCCGCGCCACACTTTGACGTTAGGTTTTTACTGTCCTTAAATTTTGTTGGTGAAATTTAGAGGTGCTAGCCTGCGATCGCCCTAATGGGTTTAGCTACCGCAAGTTGGCCATCAAACCTAACCATTCGCCGCAGCGGATGCTTGGCTAAACTATTGCTCTTCGTTGATAGTTTATCTAGCACCGCTAACCTCAAGGCCGTTAGCCGCCTCAACAACGACTTATCGAACTGGCATTGTGAGAGCCTCTCCGTATAGTCCCTCAAAGCTCGCACCCCCTTGACGTTTAACGCATAGCATCATACTATAAGGTAAATTAGTTTTCCTAAACAAATTAATTATCGAAAAGTAGTAATAAATGATACAATCTTCTATGAGGGTACGCTTAATACTTCTTCGCCAGATCGCATGAATGCCTTTTACAGTAGGCCGAGCAGTGTAAGTCCTAGAAGATTAAGCGCAAGTTGAGATAGGAATGGTATGAGTAGCAATCAAAATTTACCCAGCAAGCGGGGCTTTCTCAAAGGAGGGGCAGCTAGCGATACTAAATATGCCTTGAGGAGTGAGCGTTCCCCTTCCGAAGACTACAAGGGTTTTTCCGAAGGTGATTCGTTTCCTCTTCGATACGGACTGCGCCTTGTTTTATCATTCAAGAAAGCTAATGTGAAATGACTGAGTGTGATACGTACATTCAAAGATAAAGAAACTCAAAAAATATTTGAACGACAGCGTTCGCGGAAGTTGCCATCAAACATTCAGCAAATCGCATTACGAAAGTTACGTATGTTGAACCAGGCAGAGACACTTCAAGACCTTCGTATTCCACCAGCTAATCGGTTAGAGCGTCTGAAGGGCGATCGAGAAGGTCAGTATAGTATTCGAGTTAACAATCAATGGCGACTTTGCTTTGAATGGAAGGATGGTTATTCCATAAATGTAGAACTAGTTGATTATCATTGAGAGGGCAATATGAATGAAGAGAAGCTACAACCTGTTCATCCTGGTGAAGTGCTTCTAGAAGAATTTCTGAAGCCGATGAACTTAAGCCAAAATCAATTGGCTCTAGCATTGAGAGTACCCGCACGACGGATCAATGAAATTGTTCACGGTAAGAGACGTGTTACGGCAGATACGGCTCTACGCCTAGCCCATCACTTTAATATGTCGCCCCGTTTTTGGTTGGGCTTGCAAATGGATTATGACTTAGATGTAACTGAAGATGAACTCGGCAAAAAACTGAAAGAGGAAGTAGCTGTTCTGGTCAACAAATGAGTATCGCTTCCTGTTTCTGCTCTAGTTGCTTATCAGCTAACAAGGGCTTGCAACGGAACGGATCTAAATCCACATTGATGTTAATAAGTAATACACCGTCCGCTGAAGCTCAAGCCGTTAGGCACAATTTAGCGCTATAGATTTAGCCAGAGTTCAATTAATATGTGATGAATCTGCTAGTGTCTGAGCAAAAAAAACTGGAGAGTGCTCATGGAAATTCCGCAATACCTCGATCCAAAATCTAAACAAACTCTAAACGAAGCGCTCATGGAGCTTCGGGCATTAGAGGGAGCTGATGATGCTGTTGTAAACCTTGCTCCCGAACTTCGAGAAGATATTGAAATCCATGATGTCATTCATGTTCTATTTGCATGTAAAACCGATCTGGCGAGTGAAGTCATTGCACATATTTGGACTGTATTTGGTACCACATACGATGTTCGAGAAATGGCACGGGTAAACATGCATCAAGATCATCAAGATGTTTTGGCAAGGATAGGGCATACACGACTTTTGAGGATGTGGATATATAGGATTCCAGAAATTGTGCAAACACTTTACCGTGCAAATCAAATGGTTAAGCACTTCCCAGCTCAGGAATACACCCGATATCTTGACAAACAACTGATAGAGATTCGTGCAGAATTTGGAATTAGACCGATCGCCCCTTCGTTGATCCAAGAGAAACGAAATTCAGGGGCTGCGCTACGAACGCTGCATCGAGATAAACAGCTTCATCAAGCATTATAAAGTTTTCACTAACTGACACAGTTGCCTCTAGGGTTACCTAAAAACGCCGCGCAAGGGACACTCGATTTAAGCAGTCAGTTGGGGTTTTCCCATTTCCGTTTGTACCCCTGACGGCAATCCGTTAGGTTTCTGCTGTCCTTAAGTTCTCCTGGTAAAATTGGGAGGTGCTAACCTGCGATCGCTCTAATTGGTCTAGCTCTTGCAAGTTAGCCATCAAACCTAATCGGGATAGGGAGAAGTGTTTAACTCCCCCCTCCCACACCACCCTGCAAGCGGGTCCGCACAGGGCGGTTCAATATCGCGGAGCAAACATGAATTGAGGCTATTTCGCATACCCTTGGGCTTTCATCCAAAGGTCGCGAATTGATAGCAATCCCTGCTCTTTTAGCCACTCATTAGTCATCCTATCTGGCGACAATGATCTTGGCCGCCAAGTGTCAATCATCTTGGCCGGTGAAAGCGGAAACTAAGCAGCAACCCATATCCCCATCTGCACAGTGCCCGGTCAACGAATCAATCAACGACAGGTCAAGATCTATATGAATGCAAGAGAGGGAGGTTGCGAGCAGGAAGCTGCGGCAGCCAAAGCTGGAATATCAACCCGAAGCAGTCGACGAATTGAGAGGGGGGAGCATCAACCGGGAAAGGCGCGTCAGCGCTGGCGCAGTCGCCCAGATCCGCTAGAGGCTGTATGGGAAAGTGAGCTGGAACCGTTGCTGCGTCGGGAACCGAAGCTCAAACCGATGACCCTGTTGCTCTATCTACAGAGGAAGCACCCTGGCGAGTATTCCCGTTCCATCTTGAGAACGCTGCAAAGGCGAGTGCAGCAATGGCGAGCCCAGCATGGCCCAGCCAAAGAAGTGATGTTTCCCCAGGAGCATCGTCCAGGCGAGCAAGGTCTGTCGGATTACACGCAACTGAAACCGGTGAAGGTCACCATCGGGGGAGAAGCCTTTGCCCACCTGCTCTATCACTACCGTCTGGCCTACAGCGGTTGGCAATATGTGGAGATTGTGGAAGGGGGGGAAAGTTTCATCAGTCTCTCCGAATGCCTGCAAAATGCCCTGCATGAATGTGGCGGAGTGCCCAAAGCACATCGCACCGATAGCCTCAGTGCTGCCTATCGCAACCTGGGAGGACGAGCGGAAAAAGACTTGAGTTTCAGCTACCAAAAGCTGTGCGAACACTACCGCATGCGGCCCAGTCGGAATAACCGGGGTCAGGGTCACGAGAACGGTTCCATCGAATCCCCGCACGGTCACTTCAAACAGCGATTACGCCAAGCCCTGCTGCTGCGGGGAAGCACGGACTTCGACTCGAAAGCCGACTATCAGGCTTGTATTGCCGAAGTGGTGGCCTCTCTCAATCAGAGCTGCGAGGCAGAGTTCGGCATCGAACGAGAATTTCTGGGAGCTCTGCCGACTCATCGTCACCCGGATTGCGAAGTGCTCTCGGTTAAGGTGACTCGCAACAGTACCATCAGCGTGTGCTGTATCCTCTACACCGTCCCCTCTCGATTGATTGGCCAGCGACTGACGATCCACTTACACCACGACCGCTTGGTGGGGTTTGTGGGTCTGCAACCAGTGGTGGAGTTGAAGCGATTGCACGTGCCCAAAGAGGCTCCCAGCCGCCGGGGTCGCCAGCTCGATTACCGGCATGTGATTGACAGTTTGAGGAGCAAGCCGAGAGCCCTGCTCAACTGTCAATGGCGCGAGCAGCTCCTTCCCAGCGAGGACTACCGCCGTTTGTGGGGCCAGTTTCTCGAGCAGTTCGGTTCCGATACTGCTTGCCGGTTGATGGTGGCATCCCTCTACATCGCCGCCAAACAAGACAAGCAACAGGCGGTGCTGGAGTATCTCGAATCTCAGTTTGCGGCCCAAAGCTTGACCCTATCTGGCTTGCAGCAACAGTTCGGGCAGACTCAATCCTCCCCCCATCCGCTGGAGGTACATCAACATTCTTTATTCGACTACGACCAACTGATTTGCCATGACTCTATCCAATCCCCGCATCCAGCAGACCCTACCGCTATTGCTCAAATCCCTGCGCCTGCCCCACATGCTCAAACAGTGGAGCTCCCTGGAGCAACAGGCTAGCGAGCAGGGATGGTCCTACGGTCAATTTCTCGCCGCTCTGTGCGAACAGGAGCAGGCTCAGCGCTACCACAACCGGGTACAGCGCTATCTCAAGCAGGCTCAGTTGCCTCCCGGCAAGTCGCTGACCAATTTCAACTTTGACCACTGCCCCCATCTCAATCAGACTCAACTGATGCAGTTAGCTAATGACCGGGGTTGGTTGGAGCGAGGAGAAAATTTGCTCTTGTTCGGACCCAGTGGAGTTGGGAAAACTCATGTCATTACGGCTGTATCCCGCTCCCTGATTGAGTTAGGCGCTCGGGTGAAGTTCGTCAGTGCCACCACTCTGGTGCAGCAGTTACAGCAGGCTAAGCTTGAGCTTTCACTACCGACTCAGCTGCTGGCTCTCGATCAGTTCGAGTTGTTGGTGCTTGACGATATTGGTTACGTCAAACGCTCGGAGGCTGAAACGTCGGTGCTCTTCGAGCTGATCTCCCATCGCTACGAACGGCGCAGTTTGGCCATCACTTCCAATCATCCCTTCAGTGCTTGGGATTCTATTTTTGCCGACACCATCATGACGGTTGCGGCGGTCGATCGCCTCGTGCATCACGCCACCATCATCGAGATTCAAACTGAAAGTTTCCGGCGACAGAAGGCCGTTGAGTCTCACTCTGTTGGCGATCGCAACCCGGCAGGATAGTTGACGCCACTGCTTTCACCGATCGCTGTTTGGATAGCGCGACAAACATCGCGATTCCAACTGAGGTTCCCAGCCATAGCAGGCTGTCGAGACTCGCATTCTTAGCGGATCGCAACCCGGCAGGATGCTTGACGCCACTGCTTTCACCGATCGCTGTTTGGATAGCGCGACAAACACTGCGATTCCAACTGAGAGTTCCCAGCCACAGCAGGCCGTCGAGGTTTGCATTTTTGGCGATCGCAACCCGACAGGATGCTTGACGCCACTGCTCTCACCGAGCACTTCTTGGCTGATGCGACCATCATCCGCTTACTGCGCGTTACAGTAACCGGCCAGAATGATTGACGCCGACCGGCCAGGATGGTTGACATTTAATAGAGAGTTACCTGCACCATTCAGGGTTGGAGCTCTTCCTGTTTGAATTGCCTCTTTGAGCTGAGTCTGGGAAGGTTGCTAGCAGTGTGAATGTGTTAGGAGAGCGGCGGATCAGACAAAGCGGATTTGTAGTTTCTTCCCCGTTGCTGCGGCAAATTTTTCTAGAGTTCCTGTCGAGGGGTTACTCCTCCCACCCTCAAGACGAGCGATGACAGATTGTGTGGTTTTCATCCGTTTAGCGACTTCTGCCTGGGTCAGACCGGCGCTGACACGAGCTTCAATCAAGGCTTTCGCGATTTCAAACTCTTCCCCCAATTGCTGATATTCAGCTAGATACTCCGGATCGGCCGACCACTTCTGGTGTAAATCTTGGATCTTGGTCATTCCGAGATCTCCTTTGCTCTTGTGAGGGCGAGTTCTATCTCTCGACGCGGTGTCTTCTGAGTTTTCTTGATGAACGCGCGAACTATCACCACTCGTTCCCCTCTAGCCGTTACATAAAGGGCGCGTGCTATTCCATCTCTACCCTTCAGGCGAATTTCCCATATTGCGCCCTCAAGATGTTTGACATGAGGTTCGCGTACGTTGGGCAGGCTGACCGATTCAATCAGCAATGAGATGCGCACTAAACGCGCCTTCATATCTGAGGGCAATGCATCTAATTCTTTATCAACGGTTTCATTGAGTGTTTCAACAGTCCACATACTGATAAAATATAGCATAAATGCGATTCTTTCGATATGGGGCTCTCTTCCCTGCGGGACCAGTGGTGTAGTGCATGCAATTACTGGAAGAATCCAAATCGACCATGAAAGGCGAAAGTCAACATCCAGCGCTCGCGGAGGGGAGAGATGCCTCTTAGAGCGAGACTGAACGGCAAGGAGATCGCCGCTTACTCCTACGACGACCGAGCCTGGAAACGTCTTAAAGCTGCCTACCGC is from Synechococcus sp. PCC 7336 and encodes:
- a CDS encoding NAD(P)H-binding protein — its product is MSDRILIIGSGNPTAKHLIDFLLVCGTRITAVYRKTPPSTESILVTKVKGDVTKDNPDDWTNGCDVVIYLAGGDSSHEDAVDNVGASKAARAAENCGVRKFIYVSALGAHDPNSWGDEFREYLLARSNGEEAIKKRDLNWTILRPGILNNHPGVGSIATSMNEDGDPNVSREDVAQTIACAIIDSSSDLSTFDVVAGNTPIPLAVRNLSKNFEQGSGGNG
- a CDS encoding type II toxin-antitoxin system RelE/ParE family toxin; protein product: MIRTFKDKETQKIFERQRSRKLPSNIQQIALRKLRMLNQAETLQDLRIPPANRLERLKGDREGQYSIRVNNQWRLCFEWKDGYSINVELVDYH
- a CDS encoding HigA family addiction module antitoxin; protein product: MNEEKLQPVHPGEVLLEEFLKPMNLSQNQLALALRVPARRINEIVHGKRRVTADTALRLAHHFNMSPRFWLGLQMDYDLDVTEDELGKKLKEEVAVLVNK
- the istA gene encoding IS21 family transposase, with the translated sequence MNAREGGCEQEAAAAKAGISTRSSRRIERGEHQPGKARQRWRSRPDPLEAVWESELEPLLRREPKLKPMTLLLYLQRKHPGEYSRSILRTLQRRVQQWRAQHGPAKEVMFPQEHRPGEQGLSDYTQLKPVKVTIGGEAFAHLLYHYRLAYSGWQYVEIVEGGESFISLSECLQNALHECGGVPKAHRTDSLSAAYRNLGGRAEKDLSFSYQKLCEHYRMRPSRNNRGQGHENGSIESPHGHFKQRLRQALLLRGSTDFDSKADYQACIAEVVASLNQSCEAEFGIEREFLGALPTHRHPDCEVLSVKVTRNSTISVCCILYTVPSRLIGQRLTIHLHHDRLVGFVGLQPVVELKRLHVPKEAPSRRGRQLDYRHVIDSLRSKPRALLNCQWREQLLPSEDYRRLWGQFLEQFGSDTACRLMVASLYIAAKQDKQQAVLEYLESQFAAQSLTLSGLQQQFGQTQSSPHPLEVHQHSLFDYDQLICHDSIQSPHPADPTAIAQIPAPAPHAQTVELPGATG
- the istB gene encoding IS21-like element helper ATPase IstB — its product is MTLSNPRIQQTLPLLLKSLRLPHMLKQWSSLEQQASEQGWSYGQFLAALCEQEQAQRYHNRVQRYLKQAQLPPGKSLTNFNFDHCPHLNQTQLMQLANDRGWLERGENLLLFGPSGVGKTHVITAVSRSLIELGARVKFVSATTLVQQLQQAKLELSLPTQLLALDQFELLVLDDIGYVKRSEAETSVLFELISHRYERRSLAITSNHPFSAWDSIFADTIMTVAAVDRLVHHATIIEIQTESFRRQKAVESHSVGDRNPAG
- a CDS encoding helix-turn-helix domain-containing protein: MTKIQDLHQKWSADPEYLAEYQQLGEEFEIAKALIEARVSAGLTQAEVAKRMKTTQSVIARLEGGRSNPSTGTLEKFAAATGKKLQIRFV
- a CDS encoding type II toxin-antitoxin system RelE/ParE family toxin → MWTVETLNETVDKELDALPSDMKARLVRISLLIESVSLPNVREPHVKHLEGAIWEIRLKGRDGIARALYVTARGERVVIVRAFIKKTQKTPRREIELALTRAKEISE